In a single window of the Antennarius striatus isolate MH-2024 chromosome 3, ASM4005453v1, whole genome shotgun sequence genome:
- the mier3b gene encoding mesoderm induction early response protein 3, giving the protein MAEASLGSSSPVGSLSSEDHDFDPTAEMLVHECDDERTLEEEESLEGGGNFRSEIADLEKEGNMPLEELLAIYRYEASAGSSIDSSSGDLTDELPDMTLDKEEIAKDLLSGDYEEETQSSADDLTPSVTSHEATDFFPRTLRSNAISDGDKESECDEDGPSPEDSRKEIMVGTQYQAEVPSCLCHYKDGERVYEDEDELLWSPGTLSENKVRTFLSEVLSRTTDEKPGCDKLGMHVRDNEQALNELLKCNYNIREALERYYNLVKSSKEKSPPWSEEECKNFEHALQMYEKNFHLIQKHKVTTRTVAECVAFYYMWKKSERFDFFVQQNRFGKKKYSSYPGVTDLMDRLVDEAEGLAVDSSSSICSGAGGGGRLEATTDQQLSLLNSITASDLTALSNSVATVCSPAEVSCLDSYSFPPLDSLHRGSLNHDESLGFPPNGSDPDCLNMLDAGFYHSDLGQLGGVCVSKDCERPSKRLKMALPDSFINDVSVGNLGVEFEARRTTAHHHRITGAKMAVSVTDFGSLTGGGEPNGFLGAHARHHTQHTAALQSE; this is encoded by the exons ATGGCGGAG gCTTCCCTAGGGAGTTCAAGTCCAG TTGGCTCTTTATCGTCAGAGGATCATGACTTTGACCCAACAGCAGAAATGTTAGTTCATGAGTGTGATGACGAGAGaactctggaggaggaagaatctCTAGAAGGAGGGGGGAATTTCCGCTCTGAGATTGCAGATCTGGAGAAG GAAGGGAACATGCCTTTAGAAGAACTACTGGCCATCTATCGTTATGAGGCCTCTGCAGGCTCTAGTATAGACAGCTCCTCTGGAGATTTGACTGATGAGTTGCCTGACATGACTTTGGACAAG GAGGAAATTGCCAAAGACCTGCTGTCTGGTGACTATGAGGAGGAGACCCAGTCCTCAGCTGATGATCTGACCCCTTCTGTCACCTCCCACGAAGCTACCGATTTCTTTCCAAGGACACTTCGAT cTAACGCTATCTCTGATGGTGACAAAGAGTCAGAGTGTGATGAAGATGGCCCTAGCCCAGAAGACTCACGAAAG gAAATCATGGTGGGAACACAGTACCAAGCAGAGGTTCCTTCATGCCTCTGTCACTACAAAGATGGGGAGAGAG TCTATGAAGATGAGGACGAGTTATTATGGAGCCCAGGTACATTGTCAGAAAACAAGGTTAGGACTTTCCTGTCTGAAGTATTGTCACGGACAACAGATGAAAAACCAGGATGTGACAAATTAGGGATGCATGTTCGAGACAACGAACAG GCATTGAATGAGCTCCTCAAGTGCAACTACAACATCCGTGAGGCACTAGAGAGATACTACAACCTTGTTAAGTCCTCAAAAG AAAAATCTCCGCCGTGGTCAGAAGAGGAATGCAAGAATTTTGAACATGCCCTACAGATGTACGAAAAGAATTTTCACCTCATACAGAAACATAAG GTCACAACGCGAACAGTTGCGGAATGTGTGGCATTTTACTACATGTGGAAAAAGTCGGAGCGATTTGACTTCTTTGTGCAGCAGAATCGCTTTGGGAAGAAAAAGTACAGCAGCTATCCTGGCGTGAC CGACCTGATGGACAGGCTGGTGGATGAAGCAGAGGGGCTGGCAGTGGACAGTTCCTCCTCCATATGTTcgggagcaggtggaggtggaaggCTGGAGGCCACCACTGATCAACAGCTCAGCCTGCTCAACTCCATCACTGCTAGCGATCTTACAg CGTTGAGTAACAGCGTGGCCACAGTGTGCAGCCCTGCAGAGGTCAGCTGCTTGGATTCCTACAGCTTTCCTCCACTGGACAGTCTCCATCGTGGATCCCTGAACCATGACGAGTCCCTTGGGTTCCCTCCTAACGGCTCAGACCCCGACTGCCTCAACATGCTCGACGCCGGGTTCTACCACTCCGACCTCGGCCAGCTAGGAGGAGTGTGCGTCAGTAAGGACTGCGAACGGCCCTCCAAAAGACTCAAGATGGCTCTGCCTGACTCCTTTATCAATGACGTGTCTGTTGGTAACCTCGGTGTGGAATTCGAAGCACGACGGACAACAGCGCACCACCACCGAATCACCGGCGCTAAAATGGCCGTGTCCGTCACAGACTTTGGGAGCTTGACGGGCGGCGGCGAACCCAACGGTTTTCTGGGAGCACACGCACGACACCACACACAGCACACTGCAGCACTTCAGTCAGAGTGA